The genome window ACAGCGGAAGATAAGAGAGGTAATGCCATCCGCCGGCCGGAACCCGTTGGGAACCCGATCGCTATACCTGGCCATATCGCGCTGCGGGTCCCACTGTACGGCTGAGTCCACCATTTCTGCCACCTGCTCGTCGGTCATATCGGGAGTGAATTGGAGGGGTGGGCGGAAATCCACGACTATTTTGAAGCGCCGGGGCCAGCGGGCCCAACCGGGCCAGGCCAGATAGCCGTTGTGCATGATCACAGGGTAAACGGGAAGACCCAGCCGGCGGAAGAGCTTGCCCGTAGCCGCCACTGTAGGGCGAGTGACGCCGTCCCAGTTCCGTTCCCCCTCCGGCATGATGATGATCATACGGTTGTCTTTGATAAAGCGCATTAGCTCCCGCACCGGCGTTGCTTGAGGTTGAAACTTGCGGGTAGGCACCAGCCCGATCTTCTTAAATACCCAAGCGAGAAATCCACCCCGGAAGTACTCCTCCACCATAACGGAAGCGGTGGGCTCAAAAAG of Candidatus Neomarinimicrobiota bacterium contains these proteins:
- a CDS encoding lysophospholipid acyltransferase family protein yields the protein MRLVLVPSLRLLFRPRVIGKKHLPVAGPCFIIANHSNLYDGFIINVFLFEPTASVMVEEYFRGGFLAWVFKKIGLVPTRKFQPQATPVRELMRFIKDNRMIIIMPEGERNWDGVTRPTVAATGKLFRRLGLPVYPVIMHNGYLAWPGWARWPRRFKIVVDFRPPLQFTPDMTDEQVAEMVDSAVQWDPQRDMARYSDRVPNGFRPADGITSLIFRC